GGCCGCCGCACCGACCGCCAGTCCGGTCCCCATCCCATACTTACTCTTCTTCTCCTCCGCAGCATACCCGTACGATGGTTGACCACCGTACCCACCCTGCCCATATTGAGGTGGAGGTGCACCGTATGGGGAATACGGATACCCTGATGGCGGAGCTGTGTAGGGATAATTTCCCCCGTATGGTGGTGGGGCAGGGTGGTACTGCGGTGGGGGTACACCATACGGAGGAGCATAGTAGGGATCCGGCGCATGATAGCGCGGTTCCCTAACAGACACTTTCACCTCCACCTTCCCATGGGGTCGGCCAGAGGGGCGTTTCAGTTTTAGACTGTCAGTAAACGCCTCTCCGATGCCGACCTCATCAACGACGTCCTTGAGTTTAAGCTTGGCGGAGCCGATCAACGGCTTCGTGTCCTCCGCCGCGTTGGCGTGGACGATGTCGATGTAGAGAGTGGAATCCTCTATCGGGTCATTCAGAGGGATGACGAGGGTTTGATCCCATATGGGCGACTCGTCTCCCTCCTCATCGACCCGTGTAGAGCATTTATTTTTGGGGTCTACCCAAACTACGGCATACGGCTTGAGAGGGCCGTGCCGCCAGTTGatgtttttaagatttttggcagAGGAAATCGTGATCTCTAGTTCGTAACGCGCAGCCATGATCTGCCGGTGAATGATCAGAGATTAGTGGTGGTTACGAATGAAATGTTACGGTGGAGGATGGAAGGTATAAATAGTAGTTGCACGTTTGGATGGTTTAAAGAAGGATCTCGAGGATAATgcttctagtgagcataattgcTGTGTCATTTACGATTATGCCCTTTACATGAGAAGAGAACTAgaactaatttttttatttgggATTGATTTTTAATAAACTTTGACTTGTTTAAATATATTCCACACTCGTAATTTAACCAGTTTCGTTACTAATTTTTAAATTCTTTTCACACAACCTTATTTCGTTTGTGAACATCTCTATAAGCGAAATCAAGTGAAAAGTAAGTCTATATCTATAATAAATTATACGAAAAAAGATTTGCAAAGAAAGTTACaagtgtcatt
This is a stretch of genomic DNA from Helianthus annuus cultivar XRQ/B chromosome 16, HanXRQr2.0-SUNRISE, whole genome shotgun sequence. It encodes these proteins:
- the LOC110915711 gene encoding protein SRC2 homolog — encoded protein: MAARYELEITISSAKNLKNINWRHGPLKPYAVVWVDPKNKCSTRVDEEGDESPIWDQTLVIPLNDPIEDSTLYIDIVHANAAEDTKPLIGSAKLKLKDVVDEVGIGEAFTDSLKLKRPSGRPHGKVEVKVSVREPRYHAPDPYYAPPYGVPPPQYHPAPPPYGGNYPYTAPPSGYPYSPYGAPPPQYGQGGYGGQPSYGYAAEEKKSKYGMGTGLAVGAAAGLLGGLAIAEGVDYVEDQIAEDAAEKVEEDLGYDDE